From a region of the Mesomycoplasma ovipneumoniae ATCC 29419 genome:
- a CDS encoding aminopeptidase P family protein has protein sequence MNPKYLNKAFEENNLDVIISFSYQTRLWLTKVSATDGLLFIQKSDSYLFVDGRYIEAAQKNAKNCQVLLITKQNLEDFLSQKNYHRIGVEAEYLTVEQLNKIKQWFPNSEIINLSAQLFRIIKTDEEIQNIQKAVNISLEAYSKILPKIQPGLTEKSVDIELNYQMKLLGAEKESFDSIIATGPNSAMPHWRASSAKILDNDLLKIDFGALYNGYCADITRTSYLGKLESKKEEILEIVKKAAELGRKKVAPGVRASEIDKACRDYIDQKGYGQYFVHSTGHGVGIDIHELPVVSANSDTILEPGMVITVEPGIYIPGVGGARIEDVVLVTEKGFKTLSREEES, from the coding sequence ATGAATCCTAAATATTTAAATAAAGCTTTTGAAGAAAATAATTTAGATGTTATAATTTCATTTTCTTACCAAACTCGCCTTTGACTCACAAAAGTTTCAGCTACTGATGGACTTTTATTTATTCAAAAGAGCGATTCTTATTTGTTTGTTGATGGTCGTTACATTGAAGCAGCCCAAAAAAACGCTAAAAACTGCCAAGTTTTACTAATTACAAAGCAAAATCTTGAAGACTTTTTATCCCAAAAAAACTATCACCGAATTGGAGTTGAGGCTGAATATTTAACAGTTGAACAACTCAATAAAATCAAACAGTGATTCCCTAATTCTGAGATTATCAATTTATCAGCTCAGCTTTTTCGAATTATTAAAACTGACGAAGAAATTCAAAATATCCAAAAAGCAGTTAATATTTCACTTGAAGCCTACAGCAAAATTTTACCAAAAATTCAACCAGGTTTGACTGAAAAATCAGTTGATATTGAACTAAATTATCAAATGAAATTACTTGGGGCTGAAAAAGAATCTTTTGATTCAATAATTGCAACTGGTCCAAATTCAGCAATGCCTCATTGAAGAGCCAGTTCGGCAAAAATTCTTGATAATGATCTTCTAAAAATTGACTTTGGTGCTCTTTATAATGGTTATTGCGCTGATATTACTAGAACTTCATATCTTGGAAAACTTGAGTCAAAAAAAGAAGAAATTCTTGAAATAGTCAAAAAAGCTGCAGAATTAGGCCGTAAAAAAGTTGCCCCTGGTGTTAGAGCATCAGAAATTGACAAAGCCTGCCGTGATTATATCGACCAAAAAGGTTATGGACAATATTTTGTTCACTCAACTGGTCACGGAGTTGGAATTGATATTCACGAATTGCCTGTTGTTAGCGCTAACAGTGATACAATTTTAGAACCAGGAATGGTTATAACTGTTGAACCTGGAATATATATCCCTGGAGTCGGTGGTGCTCGAATCGAGGATGTTGTTCTTGTAACTGAAAAAGGATTTAAAACACTTTCTCGAGAAGAAGAATCATAA
- a CDS encoding DDE-type integrase/transposase/recombinase → MKQYKFTVEDKFKYIKIAESKGLKNAILDFAEEFREIYKNKSKSKKADKEWMLHIYANNLIRNWQKKFYNNDMKSLISTRGKIKSPRKPKKKYTINDLSENDRGIYQEIVERVLKRSGIDPAIILEELKKLKQEQEKDKDKIENCTRICSVFNVNRTSIYEKIRVKKPPKKMIYDEDLLEWIRENFYLYRKVKGRDILYNIYINQGNYVSTYVFQKHYEFLGLKSIAYKKQGKPAPKEKKFTRIWTEDHIKGEFSSENFGEKWFADIKFIKINNEWFYLHSIIETKSNYLLNFSISKTRFSEETINLVKQTIKKYNIKPKFFHSDHGVEYANYKFANFLKQNNIQQSMSPKGNALANRPIEYFYAVFQRELLNIEGENFENVAIAYQKISEFIDWYNYERPQSCLSYKTPSYYMR, encoded by the coding sequence ATGAAACAATACAAATTTACAGTTGAAGACAAATTTAAATACATTAAAATTGCCGAATCTAAAGGGCTAAAAAACGCAATTTTGGATTTTGCAGAAGAATTTAGAGAAATTTACAAAAACAAATCTAAAAGTAAAAAAGCGGATAAAGAATGAATGTTGCATATATACGCTAATAATTTGATAAGAAATTGGCAAAAAAAGTTTTATAATAATGATATGAAAAGTTTAATTAGTACTCGTGGAAAAATCAAATCTCCACGCAAACCAAAAAAGAAATATACAATTAACGATCTTTCCGAAAATGATCGTGGAATTTATCAAGAAATAGTGGAGAGGGTTCTTAAAAGATCCGGAATTGACCCCGCAATTATTCTTGAGGAGCTCAAAAAATTAAAACAAGAACAAGAGAAAGATAAAGATAAAATCGAAAATTGCACTAGAATTTGTAGCGTTTTTAACGTTAATCGCACTTCTATTTATGAGAAAATAAGGGTGAAAAAACCACCAAAGAAAATGATTTATGATGAAGACTTACTTGAGTGAATTCGTGAAAATTTCTATTTATATCGAAAGGTAAAAGGCCGCGACATCCTATATAATATTTACATAAATCAGGGAAATTATGTAAGCACGTACGTGTTTCAAAAACACTACGAATTTTTAGGATTAAAATCAATTGCTTATAAAAAGCAAGGAAAACCGGCACCAAAAGAGAAAAAGTTTACACGAATTTGGACTGAAGATCATATCAAAGGTGAATTTAGCTCAGAAAATTTTGGTGAAAAATGATTTGCTGATATTAAATTTATCAAAATTAACAACGAATGATTTTACCTACACTCAATTATTGAAACAAAATCCAATTACTTGCTCAATTTTTCGATTTCTAAAACAAGATTTTCAGAAGAAACTATAAACTTAGTAAAACAAACAATCAAAAAGTATAATATTAAACCAAAATTTTTCCATTCAGATCATGGCGTGGAATATGCGAACTACAAATTTGCTAATTTTTTAAAACAAAACAATATCCAACAATCAATGTCACCAAAAGGCAATGCCCTTGCAAACAGACCTATTGAATATTTTTATGCAGTTTTTCAACGAGAATTGCTTAATATTGAGGGCGAAAATTTTGAAAATGTAGCTATTGCTTATCAAAAAATAAGTGAATTTATTGATTGGTATAACTATGAAAGGCCTCAAAGTTGCTTATCATATAAAACTCCAAGCTATTATATGAGGTAA
- a CDS encoding alpha-ketoacid dehydrogenase subunit beta has translation MANSDKIALNNIGAVTNAIDLMMEKDPRVVLWGEDAGFEGGVFRATEGLQKKYGIDRVWDAPIAEASICGVAVGAAIAGLRPIAEMQFQGFSYPAFQQLFAHAVRYRNRSRGRFTVPMVLRMPMAGGVRALEHHSEAIEAMFAHIPGVKVVMPSTPYDTKGLLIAAINDPDPVVFLEPKKIYRAFKQEVPAGIYEVPIGKANVIKEGSDLTLVTYGAQVHESIAAIQALSSTPGLEDVDVELIDLRTIKPVDTETIIESVKKTGRILVVHEAVKSFSVSAEIITRVNEKAFEYLEAAPARLTGYDITVPLAKGENFHTITKEKIIDKIRQIMNS, from the coding sequence ATGGCAAATTCAGATAAAATCGCTCTAAATAATATCGGTGCAGTTACAAATGCTATTGATTTAATGATGGAAAAAGATCCTCGCGTTGTTCTTTGAGGAGAAGATGCAGGATTTGAAGGTGGAGTTTTCCGTGCAACTGAAGGATTACAAAAAAAATACGGAATTGATCGTGTTTGAGACGCCCCAATAGCTGAAGCATCTATTTGTGGTGTTGCAGTTGGAGCAGCCATTGCCGGGCTACGTCCAATTGCAGAAATGCAATTCCAAGGTTTCTCATACCCTGCCTTTCAACAGCTTTTTGCTCACGCAGTCCGTTATCGTAACCGTTCTCGTGGTCGGTTTACTGTGCCAATGGTTTTAAGAATGCCAATGGCAGGTGGAGTTCGTGCTCTAGAGCACCACTCAGAAGCAATTGAAGCAATGTTTGCCCACATTCCTGGAGTAAAAGTTGTTATGCCTTCAACTCCATATGACACAAAAGGTCTTTTAATTGCCGCAATTAATGACCCAGATCCGGTTGTATTTCTTGAGCCTAAAAAAATATACCGTGCATTTAAACAAGAAGTTCCTGCTGGAATTTACGAAGTTCCAATCGGAAAAGCTAATGTAATTAAAGAAGGAAGTGACTTAACACTCGTAACTTACGGTGCTCAAGTTCATGAATCAATCGCCGCTATTCAAGCTCTTAGTTCAACTCCTGGACTTGAAGATGTTGATGTTGAACTAATTGACTTAAGAACAATTAAGCCAGTTGATACCGAAACTATTATCGAATCAGTTAAGAAAACTGGACGTATTTTAGTTGTTCATGAAGCTGTTAAATCTTTTTCAGTTTCAGCCGAAATTATAACTCGTGTTAACGAAAAAGCATTTGAATATTTAGAAGCAGCTCCTGCTCGTCTTACTGGATATGACATTACAGTTCCGTTAGCAAAAGGTGAAAATTTCCACACAATTACAAAAGAAAAAATAATCGATAAAATTCGTCAAATTATGAACTCTTAA
- the pdhA gene encoding pyruvate dehydrogenase (acetyl-transferring) E1 component subunit alpha, giving the protein MEKFRYVKPDQIMDKDHEMIRYLDIDGNLLTSTVFGELDEKKDIRLSADQIKKAYEFMVLSRQQDVYMTQLQRQGRMLTFAPNFGEEALQVASGMALTKEDWFVPAFRSNATMLYLGVPMINQMQYWNGSEKGNVIPKDVNVLPINIPIGTQFSHAAGIAYAAKLTGKKIVSMSFIGNGGTAEGEFYEALNIASIWKWPVVFCVNNNQWAISTPNKYENAASTIAAKAKAAGMPGVRVDGNDLLASYEVIQEAVDYARAGNGPVLVEFVTWRQGVHTSSDNPRIYRTEEEEKEHEKWEPMHRIEKYMFDRDMLTEEEKQKIWDDSLAVVKETYEKSLIGLDSTIDEIFDYTYETLPPELEEQKQEAIEFFKGAK; this is encoded by the coding sequence ATGGAAAAATTTCGTTACGTCAAACCTGACCAAATTATGGACAAAGACCATGAAATGATTAGGTATCTCGATATTGATGGAAATCTCTTAACTTCGACTGTTTTTGGCGAACTTGATGAGAAAAAAGATATTAGATTATCTGCTGATCAAATCAAAAAAGCCTATGAATTTATGGTTTTATCACGTCAACAAGATGTTTATATGACCCAACTTCAACGTCAAGGTCGAATGTTAACTTTTGCCCCTAACTTTGGTGAAGAAGCTCTCCAAGTTGCTTCAGGAATGGCGCTTACAAAAGAAGACTGATTCGTTCCTGCTTTCCGTTCAAATGCAACAATGTTATATCTTGGTGTTCCAATGATAAATCAAATGCAATACTGAAACGGAAGTGAAAAAGGAAACGTAATTCCTAAAGATGTTAATGTTTTACCAATTAACATTCCAATCGGAACTCAATTTTCACATGCTGCCGGAATCGCTTATGCTGCAAAATTAACCGGTAAAAAAATTGTTTCAATGAGTTTTATTGGTAATGGTGGAACTGCTGAAGGTGAATTTTACGAAGCTCTAAATATTGCAAGTATTTGAAAATGACCTGTTGTATTTTGCGTAAATAATAACCAATGAGCAATTTCAACCCCTAATAAATACGAAAATGCCGCTTCAACAATCGCTGCAAAAGCAAAAGCCGCCGGAATGCCTGGAGTTCGTGTTGACGGAAATGACCTTTTAGCTTCCTACGAAGTAATTCAAGAAGCAGTGGACTATGCTCGTGCCGGAAATGGCCCTGTTCTTGTTGAATTTGTTACTTGACGTCAAGGTGTTCACACTTCTTCCGATAACCCAAGAATTTATCGAACTGAAGAAGAAGAAAAAGAACACGAAAAATGAGAGCCAATGCACCGTATTGAAAAATACATGTTTGATCGTGACATGTTAACTGAAGAAGAAAAACAAAAAATTTGAGATGATTCTTTAGCTGTTGTTAAAGAAACTTACGAAAAATCTCTAATTGGTTTAGATTCAACAATCGATGAAATTTTCGATTACACCTACGAGACCTTACCTCCTGAACTTGAAGAACAAAAACAAGAAGCAATCGAATTTTTTAAAGGAGCTAAATAA
- a CDS encoding AAA family ATPase, whose product MKLIKIEIEGFKSFAEPVSIKFDGSIVGIIGPNGSGKSNINDAIKWVLGEKSAKQLRGYNMDDVIFAGSKTVAPVEKAMVKLTFSDESREDSAQIFTISRLIKRGQGTNEYFYNDQPVRYKDIRNLAIEAGISKSSLAIISQGTISEIAESTPEQRKLVIEEVAGTSKYKNDKQEAIVKLDQTLMGIEKIEIRVKELETQAKQLEKQAKNAKIYLEKSKQLESVEVGLIVSDIKKYQTELEKIDEQLSRLKFEEPKFVSEIESNERIINDNVQKRTQTDLEITEKSNQISNLKSEINNINLTYAKMTQLQEMILSQQINVNFEQKIAALKQKYDQILVEKDNFSNLIYQNKQTKSGVVQKIADLSAKKSEIDSKLNNLNSEKIISQTQIFELQKTIESRSFLPKGTKVIVENSHLFSGYCGVVSDLIKIPQKYTDAIETALGSSLKQIVVEKPENAVEAINFLKKNHAGSATFIPLSTLKPRFIPDLYLSHLQTQESFIGIGSNLVNYEKKYQILADFLLGGVIVNDTIDNVNKISKFVDHKFVVVTLDGDIVRTSGIISGGFKQKNDSVHSLELRINELKNKVNFFEKKIQEFKVESNNLEQTINKESYFLQQTQISLDELENKYSAAKVELDKIRIENQGIEAVSQSDEIDSKVNETLKQKIELENSIVALESELKILNREKQEYDSQISKLTVLVQQLNQSQRNVNAELNQNQTNKDKYEFLLSNLKTTLSQKYNLTFESALETHQLEIETQDAHDLVNSLNSEIKALGNINLDAIEDFETTSNRLEKLKTSQHELEVARSKILEVISDLDKIIIAKTQEIVDLVNSEFNLVFQNMFGGGSAKIYFSDKNDILNSGIEISAQPPGKTIKNIRLFSGGEKAIIAISLLFSIIKARPIPLCILDEVEAALDEANVIRYVEFLKQLKQKTQFLIITHRHGTMSRVDQLLGITMQKRGVSSIFSVELSKAKEILKDELQ is encoded by the coding sequence ATGAAGTTAATTAAAATTGAAATTGAAGGTTTTAAATCCTTTGCCGAACCCGTTAGCATCAAATTTGACGGTTCTATTGTTGGAATAATTGGACCAAATGGTTCTGGAAAATCAAACATAAATGATGCAATTAAATGGGTTTTAGGTGAAAAATCAGCAAAACAACTACGTGGATACAACATGGACGATGTTATTTTTGCTGGTTCAAAAACAGTCGCTCCTGTTGAAAAAGCGATGGTAAAATTAACATTTAGTGATGAAAGTCGCGAAGATTCTGCCCAAATTTTTACAATTTCACGACTTATTAAAAGAGGTCAGGGTACTAATGAATATTTTTATAATGATCAACCAGTTCGTTATAAAGATATCCGTAATTTAGCAATTGAGGCTGGAATTTCAAAGTCATCACTTGCGATTATTTCTCAAGGTACAATTTCTGAAATTGCTGAGTCGACCCCTGAGCAAAGAAAGCTTGTAATTGAAGAAGTTGCCGGAACTTCCAAGTACAAAAACGACAAACAAGAAGCTATTGTAAAACTTGATCAGACCCTTATGGGCATTGAAAAAATTGAAATTCGTGTAAAAGAGCTTGAAACTCAAGCAAAACAACTTGAAAAACAAGCAAAAAATGCCAAAATATATTTAGAAAAATCAAAACAATTAGAATCAGTTGAAGTTGGATTAATTGTTAGTGATATCAAAAAGTATCAAACTGAATTAGAAAAAATTGACGAGCAATTATCACGCCTTAAATTTGAAGAGCCTAAATTTGTAAGTGAAATTGAATCTAATGAAAGAATAATAAATGACAATGTCCAAAAAAGAACACAAACTGATCTAGAAATTACTGAAAAAAGCAATCAAATAAGTAATCTTAAAAGCGAAATTAACAATATAAACTTAACTTATGCTAAAATGACGCAACTTCAGGAGATGATATTATCCCAGCAAATTAACGTTAATTTTGAACAAAAAATAGCCGCTTTAAAGCAAAAGTATGATCAAATTCTAGTTGAGAAAGACAATTTTTCGAACCTAATTTACCAAAACAAACAAACAAAATCAGGAGTTGTTCAAAAAATTGCTGATTTAAGTGCCAAAAAATCTGAAATTGACTCAAAGTTAAACAATTTAAATTCAGAAAAAATTATAAGCCAAACACAAATTTTTGAACTGCAAAAAACAATCGAATCTAGGTCTTTTTTGCCCAAAGGTACAAAGGTAATCGTTGAAAATAGTCATCTTTTTTCAGGCTATTGTGGTGTTGTTTCTGATTTAATTAAAATTCCACAAAAATATACAGATGCAATTGAAACAGCTCTTGGCTCAAGTTTGAAACAAATTGTTGTTGAAAAACCAGAAAATGCCGTTGAGGCGATTAATTTTTTGAAAAAAAATCACGCCGGAAGTGCAACATTTATTCCACTTTCAACATTAAAACCACGATTTATTCCTGATTTGTATTTAAGCCACCTTCAGACTCAAGAGAGTTTTATCGGAATTGGTTCTAATTTGGTAAATTATGAGAAAAAATACCAAATTTTAGCTGATTTTTTGCTTGGTGGCGTTATTGTTAATGATACAATCGACAATGTTAATAAAATTTCGAAATTTGTTGATCATAAATTTGTTGTCGTCACTTTAGATGGCGATATTGTCCGCACAAGTGGTATAATTTCCGGTGGTTTTAAGCAAAAAAATGATTCAGTTCATTCTTTGGAATTAAGAATTAATGAACTTAAAAATAAAGTGAATTTTTTTGAGAAAAAAATTCAAGAATTTAAGGTAGAATCTAATAATCTTGAACAAACCATCAATAAAGAATCTTACTTTTTGCAGCAAACCCAAATTTCTCTTGATGAATTAGAAAATAAATATAGTGCTGCAAAAGTTGAGCTTGATAAAATTAGAATTGAAAATCAAGGAATTGAAGCTGTATCTCAGAGTGATGAAATCGATTCAAAAGTCAACGAAACTTTAAAACAAAAAATCGAACTTGAAAATTCAATTGTAGCCCTTGAATCTGAACTAAAAATTTTAAATCGTGAAAAACAAGAATATGATTCCCAAATTTCTAAATTAACAGTTTTAGTTCAGCAACTCAATCAAAGTCAGCGAAATGTTAATGCCGAATTAAATCAAAATCAAACAAACAAAGATAAATATGAGTTTCTTTTATCAAACCTAAAAACCACCTTGTCGCAAAAATATAATTTAACCTTTGAATCAGCGCTTGAAACACACCAATTAGAAATTGAAACTCAAGATGCCCATGATCTTGTTAATAGTTTAAATTCGGAAATAAAAGCGCTAGGCAATATAAATCTTGATGCAATTGAAGATTTTGAGACCACATCAAATCGACTTGAAAAATTAAAAACTAGTCAGCATGAACTTGAAGTGGCTAGATCAAAAATTTTAGAAGTAATTTCTGATCTTGACAAAATTATAATCGCAAAAACTCAAGAAATTGTTGACCTTGTAAATTCGGAATTTAACTTAGTTTTTCAAAATATGTTTGGTGGCGGAAGTGCTAAAATTTACTTTAGTGACAAAAATGATATTTTGAATTCTGGAATTGAAATAAGCGCTCAACCGCCAGGCAAAACTATCAAGAATATCCGTCTTTTTTCAGGTGGTGAAAAAGCAATAATCGCAATTTCACTATTATTTTCAATTATAAAAGCCCGGCCAATTCCACTCTGTATTCTTGACGAAGTTGAGGCTGCCCTTGATGAGGCTAACGTAATTCGCTATGTTGAATTTTTAAAGCAGCTAAAACAAAAAACACAATTTTTAATTATCACTCACCGTCATGGGACAATGTCACGCGTTGATCAACTTTTAGGAATTACAATGCAAAAACGTGGAGTTAGTTCAATTTTTTCTGTTGAACTTTCCAAAGCAAAAGAAATTTTAAAAGATGAACTTCAATAA
- a CDS encoding IS1634 family transposase, which yields MKKQNLFLFSVWGSSKDKPYKYVGWTQGYSKDPKRWFSLGNERNLEKINPNAVQIIKEKLKLFSNLDDKDKVKAILLDSIKNSSIIEGSVFVGGELIEKLIEKHNIFESLPKSRHKNMKEIFNYLISKRITDPGSIINAFDKKDDYSNQINTSKNSFYRLLDLVYESQNQLLNSVNKMVISELGKRDSEFYFDSSTVYFETFERNGLRIPGYSKDAKFKEDQIVIGLACDKNGIPFHIKVFKGNTGDSSTLIPFVLDVESKYNIKNMTIIADRGMSTAANIRFLESRNYNFIISYRAKVGTQKFKNYLLDPSDYVNVSADFKYKKKNFIHLIRIKDTPKILEEELLLTVQKRAIKDSKAREEQIESFIKKQNKDGFIEVNKLFGKKPKYFKEISNMKFELDQSKIDKDKQFDGYYVYETNILNSNVLDIVEKYQKQWNIEANFRSLKGLLNILLVFLRIDEHILAHTLLCFISLVILKTIIFKINKHISDNKLFQNNQLTEVSLVTMLQKLRQRVEFNTLDQQMIFKNRDGVPSDPNIWNRYDFYYDVLINQ from the coding sequence ATGAAAAAACAAAATTTGTTTTTATTTAGTGTTTGAGGATCTTCAAAAGATAAACCATATAAATATGTTGGCTGAACACAAGGTTATTCCAAAGATCCAAAACGTTGATTTAGTTTAGGAAATGAGCGGAATTTGGAAAAAATTAATCCAAATGCTGTTCAAATTATCAAAGAAAAATTGAAATTGTTTTCAAATTTAGATGACAAAGATAAAGTCAAGGCTATTTTACTTGATTCTATTAAAAATTCAAGCATAATCGAAGGTTCGGTTTTTGTTGGCGGGGAATTAATTGAAAAACTTATTGAAAAGCACAATATTTTTGAATCACTTCCTAAAAGTAGACATAAAAATATGAAGGAAATTTTTAACTACTTAATTTCAAAACGGATCACTGATCCTGGCAGCATTATTAATGCTTTTGATAAAAAGGATGACTACTCAAATCAAATAAATACTTCCAAAAATAGCTTTTATAGACTTTTAGATCTTGTCTATGAGTCACAAAATCAACTTTTAAATAGTGTCAACAAAATGGTTATAAGCGAACTTGGAAAAAGGGACAGTGAATTTTATTTTGATTCATCAACAGTCTATTTTGAGACATTTGAAAGAAATGGATTAAGAATTCCTGGTTATTCTAAAGATGCTAAATTCAAAGAAGACCAAATTGTCATTGGCTTAGCGTGTGATAAAAATGGTATTCCTTTTCATATTAAAGTTTTTAAAGGAAATACCGGCGATTCTAGTACATTAATCCCTTTTGTATTAGATGTTGAATCCAAATATAATATCAAAAATATGACAATAATCGCTGATCGTGGCATGTCAACTGCCGCAAATATTCGATTTCTTGAATCAAGAAACTATAATTTCATTATTTCTTATCGTGCAAAGGTAGGAACTCAAAAATTCAAAAATTATTTACTAGATCCAAGCGATTATGTTAATGTAAGTGCGGATTTTAAGTATAAAAAGAAGAATTTTATTCATCTTATAAGAATAAAAGATACACCGAAAATATTAGAAGAAGAATTATTACTTACAGTGCAAAAAAGAGCGATAAAAGACAGCAAAGCTCGCGAAGAGCAAATCGAAAGTTTTATTAAAAAGCAAAATAAAGATGGTTTTATTGAAGTAAACAAATTGTTTGGCAAAAAACCTAAATATTTTAAGGAAATTTCAAACATGAAATTTGAATTAGATCAAAGTAAAATTGACAAAGACAAACAATTTGATGGTTACTATGTTTATGAAACAAATATACTAAATTCAAATGTCTTAGACATAGTTGAAAAATACCAAAAACAGTGGAATATTGAAGCTAATTTTAGAAGTCTAAAAGGTTTGTTGAATATTCTACTCGTATTTTTAAGAATTGACGAGCACATTCTAGCTCATACACTTTTGTGTTTTATCTCACTAGTTATTTTAAAAACTATAATATTTAAAATCAACAAACATATTAGTGATAACAAGTTATTTCAAAACAATCAATTAACTGAGGTTAGTTTAGTAACGATGTTGCAAAAATTAAGACAAAGGGTCGAATTTAACACTTTAGATCAGCAAATGATATTTAAAAATCGAGATGGTGTTCCTAGTGATCCGAATATTTGAAATAGGTATGATTTTTACTATGATGTGTTAATAAATCAGTAA
- the rpmG gene encoding 50S ribosomal protein L33, with amino-acid sequence MPREGLTLRCIDCKMENYITKKNKKTKPEKIEVKKHCHKCNKHTLHREKK; translated from the coding sequence ATGCCAAGAGAAGGTCTAACATTAAGATGCATTGATTGCAAAATGGAAAATTATATCACTAAAAAAAATAAAAAAACAAAGCCTGAAAAAATTGAAGTAAAAAAACACTGCCATAAATGCAACAAACACACTTTACACCGTGAGAAAAAATAA